From a single Rutidosis leptorrhynchoides isolate AG116_Rl617_1_P2 chromosome 5, CSIRO_AGI_Rlap_v1, whole genome shotgun sequence genomic region:
- the LOC139848807 gene encoding root allergen protein-like, translating into MATVSIDIEIASSFPAEKLFKAFSDFEIIAPKINPSVFKSVETVEGDGGVGTIKVITFGDAVPFTNSKYKVVALDASTFSYTHMFYEGGNLMGIQDLITHHVKITPSTDGGCVYKLTVVYSCKGDEKPSEEFL; encoded by the exons ATGGCCACCGTTAGTATCGATATCGAAATCGCTTCTTCTTTTCCAGCTGAAAAGCTTTTCAAGGCTTTTAGTGACTTTGAGATTATTGCACCGAAAATTAACCCTTCAGTTTTCAAATCTGTTGAAACGGTAGAAGGTGATGGAGGTGTTGGAACAATTAAAGTAATCACATTTGGTGATG CCGTTCCATTTACAAACTCGAAGTACAAAGTAGTTGCTTTGGATGCGAGCACCTTCAGTTATACACATATGTTTTACGAAGGAGGCAACTTGATGGGTATACAGG ACTTGATCACTCATCATGTTAAGATTACACCGTCTACTGACGGAGGATGTGTATACAAACTAACAGTTGTTTATAGCTGCAAAGGTGATGAAAAGCCATCTGAAGAGTTTCTTTAA